A window of Zingiber officinale cultivar Zhangliang chromosome 5A, Zo_v1.1, whole genome shotgun sequence contains these coding sequences:
- the LOC121981597 gene encoding uncharacterized protein At4g28440-like, translated as MATQQQGAAGGAKRKPVFTKVDQLKPGTGGHTLTVKVLKSDTVVHKGRAAAASQLRPTRIAECLIGDETGTIVFTARNEQVDLMKPDNTVILRNAKIDMFKGSMRLAVDKWGRIEVTNPADFTVKEDNNLSLIEYELVNVTEE; from the exons ATGGCGACGCAGCAGCAAGGGGCAGCGGGAGGCGCGAAGAGGAAGCCGGTGTTCACGAAGGTGGATCAGCTGAAGCCCGGGACGGGCGGCCACACCCTCACGGTCAAGGTGCTGAAATCCGACACCGTTGTCCACAAGGGCCGCGCCGCCGCCGCTAGTCAACTGCGTCCCACCAGGATCGCCGAGTGCCTCATCGGCGACGAGACCGGGACTATCGTCTTCACGGCTCGCAACGAACAAG TTGATTTGATGAAACCAGACAACACCGTCATTCTCCGGAACGCCAAGATCGATATGTTTAAGGGCTCAATGAGATTGGCCGTAGACAAATGGGGGCGCATTGAGGTGACCAATCCTGCTGATTTCACCGTGAAAGAGGATAACAATCTGTCTTTGATCGAGTACGAGCTAGTGAATGTTACCGAAGAGTAA